In Centropristis striata isolate RG_2023a ecotype Rhode Island chromosome 1, C.striata_1.0, whole genome shotgun sequence, one DNA window encodes the following:
- the LOC131968956 gene encoding LOW QUALITY PROTEIN: collagen alpha-1(XVII) chain-like (The sequence of the model RefSeq protein was modified relative to this genomic sequence to represent the inferred CDS: substituted 2 bases at 2 genomic stop codons) — translation MDNLITAKTVSSGGGVGGSSKDGLSLSAGGSGERAASRGSGSTSSTVLITSSSSHTASSGGSEASKGTGGISISTLGASSAVSSGGGSSATAGGSGAGAGGGGGGGKREGGLGAVTVSTVTKTSYAAGGSGEVKRGSSSGVTYSPVVKDRGSMVITAAALADVFDESSSTNSSPEYQRKEYGTSTSATRGRAQSRESEIRARLQSASPTACWTELDDVKRLLRGKRSTSTSPSRSPNNTLPIPKKASVETRTMSESSSTEQYGSIWSGGVSSGYSYNTNPNNLSATSTLYTSGVQNNLTLSSPSMSSGLSASSTVPMYGVQNNLATTSPMVLSPTATNTQMVYGVQKNVAGTAISPTTVRPSSPINDESSGKDFKFVLIEKENAPVKKETERLIMTKDTGKQFMSAAPATASGIFSGDSLQREKQKLSSSTMDEGTDAKSATLKVATKDKATYAEIRKDESGFSFCSCCSWWKWLLGLLLSLLLLLGLLFGLIALGEEVKRLKNRVDALEAITGTASARSSRLSSSGINIIDPLDSSYIERSSSGSTLTRSDNTINLGATGAGGGAAGGSGQDSAALQRAVQQLVRAELRSDALRDTLAYSLKGEKGDPGPKGDAGFLGPKGESGFPGLPGPPGQMGHPGMEGPRGPKGSTGETGSEGPPGQRGRDGAMGPRGETGPPGFGEKGDKGSQGEAGRPGPAGATGPVGPKGVMGEQGISGRPGVPGIKGFQGEAGAPGPKGDRGTPGQPGTKGDQGERGPRGPAGEPGQPGPPGPAGPMGSKGISGETGPMGLPGVRGSPGVPGDAGPPGEPGSPGKIIAPAGSNTVALPGPPGPSGPPGPAGNPGLSGPIGPAGVPGQPGEKGDQGEKGEKGDQGKPGEPASVTDSETVTATQTNKLSSVAGLPGPPGPPGPPGAPGPQGPSGEYKQGPPGRKGPAGEPGIGLPGSPGEKGEPGSFVPTSDTFFAGPPGPPGPPGPKGSGGDRGPQGYQGQPGQPGLPGSPGEPGAGFPGQPGPRGPEGPPGPEGPEGPEGAQGPKGDAGVPGAPGTAEFLFSGGSFAPGGQGPPGPPGPPGPPGRDGTGSGSSDVGPYIAEYLQSSGIRQYLAGPPGPPGPPGAPGSSGGAGPAGDGLVDDVANRVIAYMQRTPGAPGAPGPPGPPGSISVNDIINLLQREDVRRYVAGTPGPPGPPGAPGGQGSYINTQEVANRVLSLMNERGMVGIPGPPGVPGIQGPPGPVGPPGPAGFANYYSSDISDYLQSVAFRGPPGPSDRIQGLVSNAEHANREELKTETQPYIRSDILRESMFGRPGAPGPPGPPGHKGEPGLSGDYSSMAVKVTDYIKSHGLLRDVVRDSERHVQGPPGPPGPPGHSQWVSSPENVVDVVEYIKSRGVLHDIVKEYNSYVFQGPPGPPGPAGPPGHSRWFGSHGNATDLLEYIKSHALLCDFEPNHNKCATLGAVGPPDPXIPHRYCXLFGSHTNATDSVKFISTHGAVVGPPGRPGQKGDVGFPGPKGERGEQGLPGREGQKGDRGEFALTTKRRRRRDVGV, via the exons ATGGACAATCTAATCACAGCCAAGACCGTCAGCTCTGGAGGAGGTGTTGGAGGAAGTAGCAAAG ATGGTCTTTCTCTGAGCGCAGGTGGGTCAGGTGAGAGAGCTGCGTCCAGAGGCTCTGGTAGCACGAGCAGCACAGTTCTGATCACATCCAGCAGCTCCCACACTGCCAGCTCTGGTGGATCCGAGGCCAGCAAGGGTACTGGGGGCATCAGCATCTCCACTCTAGGAGCCTCCTCTGCTGTATCCTCAGGTGGAGGGAGTTCAGCAACTGCAGGGGGctcaggagcaggagcagggggaggtggaggtggag GAAAAAGGGAAGGAGGTTTAGGTGCTGTGACAGTTTCGACAGTGACGAAGACCAGCTATGCTGCAGGAGGATCTGGTGAAGTGAAGAGAGGTTCGTCCTCAGGAGTCACCTATTCGCCTGTTGTAAAGGATAGAGGAAGCATGGTcatcacagcagcagctctcgCAGATGTCTTTGATG AGAGTTCAAGTACAAACTCCTCTCCAGAGTACCAAAGGAAGGAGTACG gCACTTCAACTTCTGCCACCAGAGGGAGAGCTCAGAGCAGAG AGAGCGAGATCAGAGCCAGGCTCCAGAGTGCTTCTCCTACAGCTTGTT GGACGGAGCTGGATGACGTGAAGCGTTTGCTGAGAGGAAAGCGATCCACCAGCACCAGCCCCTCTCGCTCCCCTAACAACACGCTCCCCATCCCCAAGAAGGCCAGCGTGGAAACCAGGACCATGTCTGAGAGCTCCAGCACAG AGCAATATGGCAGTATCTGGTCTGGAGGTGTGAGCAGTGGCTACAGTTACAATACCAACCCCAACAACCTGTCCGCTACCTCCACACTTTACACCTCAG GAGTGCAGAACAACCTGACACTCAGCTCTCCCTCCATGAGCAGCGGACTATCTGCCAGCAGCACTG ttCCTATGTATGGTGTTCAGAATAATCTGGCAACTACCAGCCCCATGGTGCTCTCTCCCACTGCAACCAACACACAAATGG TTTATGGTGTGCAGAAAAATGTAGCTGGAACTGCAATCAGCCCAACCACAG TGAGACCCAGCAGTCCCATTAATGACGAGTCCTCAGGCAAAGACTTTAAATTTGTGCTGATAGAGAAGGAGAACGCTCCTGTGAAGAAGGAGACGGAGCGGCTCATCATGACCAAAGACACGGGGAAACAGTTCATGTCTGCTGCACCTGCTACTGCATCTG GTATCTTTTCTGGGGACTcactacagagagagaaacagaagctATCATCCAGCACGATGGACGAAGGAACAGATGCTAAAT ctgcgaCCTTAAAAGTTGCCACAAAAGACAAAGCCACCTATGCAG AGATCCGTAAAGACGAGTCCGGCTTCAGCTtctgctcctgctgcagctggtgGAAGTGGCTGCTCGGCCTCCTGCTcagcctgctcctcctcctcggacTCCTCTTTGGACTCATCGCTCTTG GTGAAGAAGTGAAACGTCTTAAAAACCGTGTTGATGCTCTGGAAGCCATCACCGGCACTGCGTCCGCCCGTTCCAGCCGCTTGTCCTCCTCTGGCATCAACATCATCGACCCTCTGGACTCGTCATACATCGAGAGGAGTTCTTCTGGGTCTACACTGACCCGCTCTGACAATACCATTAACCTGGGGGCTACTGGGGCAGGGGGAGGCGCAGCAGGCGGATCAGGACAGGACAGTGCTGCCCTGCAGAGAGCTGTTCAGCAGCTGGTCAGGGCTGAACTCCGCTCGGATGCTTTAAGAG ataCACTTGCATACTCACTAAAAGGGGAGAAAGGAGATCCAGGACCTAAAG GTGATGCAGGGTTTCTTGGACCAAAAG GTGAAAGCGGCTTTCCTGGCCTGCCAG GCCCTCCTGGGCAGATGGGTCACCCAGGAATGGAAGGACCAAGAGGACCAAAGGGAAGCACAG GGGAAACAGGTTCTGAGGGCCCACCGGGCCAGAGGGGCCGGGATGGAGCAATGGGCCCCCGTGGAGAGACTGGACCACCAGGTTTTGGAGAGAAAGGAGACAAAG GATCTCAAGGTGAGGCAGGACGTCCTGGTCCTGCTGGTGCTACTGGACCTGTGGGGCCGAAAG GTGTCATGGGAGAGCAGGGTATATCAGGAAGGCCTG GTGTTCCCGGCATTAAGGGTTTCCAGGGTGAAGCAGGAGCTCCAGGACCAAAAG gTGATCGAGGAACACCAGGGCAGCCAGGAACCAAAGGAGATCAGGGAGAGAGGGGACCACGTGGACCAGCCG GTGAACCAGGTCAACCTGGACCACCTGGCCCTGCTGGACCAATGGGATCTAAAGGAATTTCAG GTGAAACAGGTCCGATGGGACTTCCTGGTGTGAGAGGATCCCCTGGAGTTCCTGGAGATGCTGGTCCCCCAG GTGAACCAGGATCACCTGGTAAAATTATCGCGCCAG CTGGCTCCAATACAGTGGCCTTACCTGGACCACCAGGGCCTTCTGGGCCTCCAGGTCCTGCTGGAAACCCTGGTTTGTCTGGTCCCATTGGCCCCGCTGGAGTCCCAGGACAACCTG gagaaaagGGAGACCaaggagagaaaggagaaaagGGAGACCAAGGAAAACCTGGAGAGCCTGCGAGTGTTACGGATTCAGAAACTGTCACTGCCACCCAAACCAATA AACTTTCATCAGTGGCTGGATTGCCTGGCCCACCAGGCCCTCCAGGACCTCCCGGAGCACCTGGTCCTCAAGGTCCTTCTG GCGAGTATAAACAGGGTCCTCCAGGCCGCAAAGGACCTGCAGGAGAGCCAGGTA TAGGTTTACCTGGAAGTCCAGGGGAAAAAGGAGAACCTGGCAGCTTTGTGCCCACCTCAG ATACCTTCTTTGCTGGACCACCAGGACCACCAGGACCTCCAGGCCCGAAAGGTTCAGGAG GTGACCGAGGACCACAAGGGTACCAAG GTCAACCAGGTCAACCAGGTCTTCCAGGGAGTCCAGGGGAACCAGGTGCTG GTTTTCCAGGTCAGCCTGGACCTAGAGGGCCTGAGGGTCCACCAGGCCCAGAGGGGCCGGAGGGGCCAGAGGGGGCACAAGGACCTAAAG GCGATGCAGGAGTCCCTGGTGCCCCAGGAACTGCTG aatttttgttttcaggcgGCTCATTCGCTCCTGGAGGCCAAGGCCCACCTGGACCACCGGGACCACCTGGTCCACCTGGAAGAGATGGAACTGGATCTGGATCATCTGATGTGGGCCCGTATATTGCAGAATACCTTCAGA GTAGTGGCATCAGGCAGTACCTGGCTGGACCTCCTGGGCCTCCTGGTCCTCCAGGGGCCCCAGGGTCTTCTGGGGGCGCAGGGCCTGCTGGGGATGGGCTCGTGGATGATGTGGCCAACCGTGTTATTGCCTACATGCAGA GGACTCCTGGTGCCCCTGGTGCCCCTGGTCCTCCAGGCCCACCAGGCTCCATCTCTGTCAATGATATCATCAACCTATTACAAC GAGAGGACGTAAGGAGATATGTTGCTGGTACTCCTGGTCCACCAGGACCTCCTGGAGCTCCAGGCGGCCAAGGCAGTTACATCAACACCCAGGAGGTGGCTAACCGTGTCCTTTCCCTCATGAATG AGAGAGGGATGGTCGGTATCCCTGGACCCCCGGGTGTTCCTGGTATACAAGGTCCACCTGGACCAGTAGGTCCACCTGGACCAGCAGGATTTGCGAACTATTACAGTTCAGACATAAGTGACTACCTGCAAA GTGTCGCCTTCAGAGGCCCTCCTGGCCCCTCTGATCGAATCCAGGGACTGGTTTCCAATGCTGAGCATGCCAACAGAGAGGAAttgaaaacagaaacacaaccaTACATCAGGA GTGACATTTTAAGAGAATCTATGTTTGGACGTCCTGGTGCACCAGGCCCCCCTGGACCCCCTGGACACAAGGGAGAGCCAGGTTTATCCGGCGACTACTCCAGTATGGCTGTCAAAGTAACTGATTACATTAAAT CTCACGGTCTGCTCCGTGATGTTGTGAGGGACTCTGAACGTCATGTTCAAGGACCTCCAGGACCTCCTGGCCCTCCCGGACACAGCCAGTGGGTTAGTTCCCCTGAAAATGTCGTGGATGTGGTGGAATACATCAAAT CCCGTGGTGTGCTACACGACATTGTGAAGGAATACAACAGTTATGTCTTCCAAGGACCTCCAGGACCACCCGGCCCTGCAGGTCCCCCTGGACACAGCCGGTGGTTTGGTTCCCATGGAAATGCCACAGATCTGTTGGAATACATCAAAT CTCATGCTCTGCTATGTGATTTCGAACCAAACCACAATAAATGCGCCACCCTCGGAGCAGTGGGACCACCTGACCCCTAGATACCCCACAGATACTGCTGATTGTTTGGTTCGCACACGAATGCCACTGATTCAGTGAAATTCATATCAA CACATGGAGCCGTTGTAGGACCACCTGGGAGACCAGGACAGAAAGGGGACGTGGGATTCCCGGGACCAAAAGGAGAGAGAG GTGAACAAGGCCTTCCTGGGCGAGAAGGACAAAAAGGTGACAGAG gaGAATTCGCTCTGACGActaaaaggaggaggaggagggacgtTGGTGTTTAA